Proteins from a genomic interval of Sphingobacterium lactis:
- the kbl gene encoding glycine C-acetyltransferase, translated as MYKTLKPALEKELAAIKDAGLYKEERIIVTPQGADIKVSTGQEVINFCANNYLGLSSHPKVVEAAKAAIDSHGYGMSSVRFICGTQDVHKELEAKISKFLGTEDTILYAAAFDANGGVFEPLLGAEDAIISDELNHASIIDGVRLCKAQRFRYKNCDMEDLEAQLKAASGARHKIIVTDGAFSMDGSVAPLDKICDLADKYEALVMIDESHCSGFIGKTGRGTHELFNVIDRVDIITGTLGKALGGASGGFTSGRKEIIDMLRQRSRPYLFSNTLAPAIAGASVAVLDMLSETTELRDKLEDNTKYFHEKMTEAGFDIKPGFHPIVPVMLYDAKLAQEFAAKMLEEGIYVIGFYYPVVPQGKARIRVQISAGHERAHLDKAIAAFTKVGKELGVLK; from the coding sequence ATGTACAAAACATTAAAACCAGCCCTTGAGAAAGAACTTGCAGCAATTAAGGATGCAGGTTTATATAAAGAAGAACGCATTATTGTTACCCCACAGGGGGCCGATATCAAAGTAAGTACCGGTCAAGAAGTGATCAACTTCTGTGCGAACAACTACCTGGGTCTATCTTCACACCCGAAGGTTGTTGAAGCGGCAAAGGCAGCAATTGATTCCCATGGTTATGGTATGTCCTCGGTACGTTTTATTTGCGGAACGCAGGATGTCCACAAAGAATTAGAAGCAAAGATTTCCAAGTTCTTGGGAACAGAGGATACCATCCTTTACGCAGCTGCATTTGATGCCAATGGCGGTGTCTTTGAACCTTTATTGGGTGCCGAAGATGCAATCATTTCCGATGAGCTGAACCACGCGTCCATCATTGATGGCGTGCGTTTATGTAAGGCACAGCGCTTCCGTTATAAAAACTGTGATATGGAGGATTTGGAAGCACAACTAAAGGCTGCTTCTGGTGCTCGCCATAAGATCATCGTTACGGACGGTGCATTCTCCATGGACGGTTCGGTTGCTCCTTTGGATAAAATCTGTGACCTCGCAGATAAATATGAAGCCTTGGTGATGATCGACGAATCGCACTGTTCAGGATTTATCGGAAAAACAGGCCGCGGTACGCATGAATTGTTCAATGTGATCGACCGTGTGGACATTATCACCGGTACACTTGGCAAAGCTTTGGGTGGAGCTTCGGGCGGTTTTACCTCAGGACGCAAAGAGATCATCGATATGCTTCGCCAACGTTCTCGCCCCTATTTATTCTCCAACACATTGGCTCCAGCAATCGCCGGTGCTTCTGTAGCGGTTTTGGATATGTTGAGTGAAACAACGGAATTGCGCGATAAATTGGAAGACAACACCAAATACTTCCACGAGAAAATGACCGAAGCTGGATTTGATATCAAACCGGGCTTCCATCCTATTGTGCCTGTGATGTTATACGATGCGAAGTTGGCGCAAGAATTTGCAGCCAAAATGCTGGAAGAGGGCATATATGTGATCGGTTTCTATTATCCTGTTGTTCCTCAGGGGAAAGCGCGTATCCGCGTGCAGATTTCTGCAGGGCATGAACGTGCGCACTTGGATAAAGCGATTGCCGCTTTTACAAAAGTAGGTAAGGAATTGGGTGTATTGAAATAA
- the typA gene encoding translational GTPase TypA has translation MQNIRNIAIIAHVDHGKTTLVDKILHYTNQFRDNENSGELILDNNDLERERGITIVSKNVSVKYKDTKINIIDTPGHADFGGEVERVLKMADGVVLLVDAFEGPMPQTRFVTGKALALGIKPIVVVNKVDKENCRPDEVYENVFDLFFSLGATEDQLDFPVLYGSSKQGWMSTDWTKPTTDFTELLEAIITHIPAPKVSEGTLQMQVTSLDYSTFVGRIAIGRVVRGSIKENQPVSLVKRDGKIVKSRVKELQLFEGLGRVKVSEVHAGDIVAVVGIEGFEIGDTIADFDNPEQLEVMHIDEPTMNMLFTINNSPFFGKEGKFVTSRHIYDRLQKELEKNLALRVVPTESPDAWLVYGRGILHLSVLIETMRREGYELQVGQPQVIVKEINGAKHEPIEELVVDVPAEVSGKVIELVTQRKGELLIMESKGEMQHLEFSIPSRGIIGLRNNVLTATAGEAVMAHRLKGYEPWKGTIPGRLAGVLISLDTGSTTAYSIDKLQDRGRFFVDPGVEIYEGQILGEHIRDNDLTINVTKGKQLTNMRASGSDDNTRIAPAIKFSLEECMEYIQADEYIEVTPQSIRLRKIYLSENERKVNAKKFV, from the coding sequence ATGCAGAATATCAGAAACATAGCGATTATCGCGCACGTTGACCACGGTAAAACTACCCTTGTTGACAAGATCTTACACTACACGAACCAATTCAGGGACAATGAAAATTCAGGTGAGTTAATCCTGGACAACAATGACTTGGAACGTGAGCGTGGTATTACAATCGTCTCCAAAAACGTATCTGTAAAATACAAAGACACCAAGATCAACATTATTGACACCCCTGGTCACGCCGATTTCGGTGGTGAGGTTGAGCGTGTATTGAAAATGGCTGACGGTGTGGTTCTATTGGTGGATGCCTTCGAAGGTCCCATGCCGCAAACTCGTTTCGTAACAGGAAAAGCCTTGGCGTTAGGTATTAAACCTATCGTTGTGGTAAACAAGGTAGACAAAGAAAACTGTCGCCCTGACGAAGTTTACGAAAATGTATTCGATTTGTTCTTCAGCTTAGGCGCAACAGAAGACCAATTGGATTTCCCTGTATTATACGGTTCTTCAAAACAAGGATGGATGTCTACCGACTGGACAAAACCTACGACCGACTTCACCGAATTGTTGGAAGCAATCATTACCCATATTCCTGCACCTAAGGTTTCCGAAGGTACTTTGCAGATGCAGGTAACATCTTTGGATTATTCTACATTCGTAGGTCGTATTGCTATCGGCCGCGTCGTTCGTGGATCGATCAAAGAAAACCAACCTGTTTCCTTAGTGAAACGTGATGGTAAAATCGTTAAATCCCGTGTTAAGGAATTGCAATTGTTCGAAGGCTTAGGCCGTGTGAAAGTTTCTGAAGTACATGCCGGTGACATCGTTGCCGTAGTAGGTATTGAAGGATTCGAGATCGGTGATACCATCGCTGACTTCGATAACCCAGAACAATTGGAAGTAATGCACATTGATGAACCAACAATGAACATGTTGTTCACCATCAACAACTCTCCTTTCTTCGGTAAAGAAGGTAAGTTCGTTACTTCTCGCCATATCTATGACCGCCTACAGAAAGAATTGGAAAAGAACTTGGCTCTACGCGTTGTTCCTACTGAATCTCCTGATGCTTGGTTAGTTTATGGACGTGGTATTCTTCACTTATCCGTATTGATCGAAACAATGCGTCGTGAAGGTTACGAGTTGCAAGTGGGTCAACCACAGGTAATCGTTAAGGAAATCAACGGTGCGAAACATGAGCCTATCGAGGAATTGGTAGTTGATGTTCCTGCTGAGGTTTCTGGTAAAGTTATCGAATTGGTAACTCAGCGTAAAGGTGAGTTATTGATCATGGAATCCAAAGGTGAAATGCAACACTTGGAATTCTCCATTCCTTCACGTGGTATCATCGGATTGCGTAACAACGTATTGACGGCTACAGCAGGTGAAGCTGTAATGGCACACCGCTTGAAAGGGTACGAGCCTTGGAAAGGTACCATCCCTGGTCGTTTGGCAGGTGTATTGATTTCCTTGGATACAGGTTCTACGACGGCTTACTCCATCGATAAATTACAAGATCGTGGTCGTTTCTTCGTTGATCCAGGTGTTGAGATCTATGAAGGACAGATCCTTGGCGAGCACATCCGTGACAATGATTTAACGATCAATGTGACCAAAGGTAAGCAATTGACAAACATGCGTGCTTCCGGTTCGGATGACAATACGCGTATTGCTCCAGCTATCAAATTCTCTTTAGAGGAATGTATGGAGTATATCCAAGCGGACGAATACATTGAGGTAACTCCACAGAGCATCCGTCTTCGTAAGATTTACCTTTCTGAAAACGAGCGTAAAGTAAACGCGAAGAAATTCGTATAA
- a CDS encoding Rieske (2Fe-2S) protein: MEWHKVPVKIDESRNYVKALHVAGKKLCLISENGVISVTSSRCPHAGADLTKGWCEGGKLICPFHRHRFNIETGAGDEQQHNYIRVYPLKKENGDYYIGIDKSLWNKIFG; encoded by the coding sequence ATGGAATGGCATAAGGTACCGGTAAAGATCGATGAAAGCAGGAATTATGTAAAGGCTTTGCACGTAGCAGGCAAGAAACTCTGTTTGATCAGTGAGAATGGCGTTATATCCGTGACTTCCAGCCGCTGTCCCCATGCAGGTGCTGACCTAACCAAGGGTTGGTGCGAAGGCGGCAAATTGATATGCCCTTTCCATCGACACCGCTTCAATATCGAAACGGGAGCCGGTGATGAACAACAGCACAATTACATCCGGGTATATCCGTTAAAAAAAGAGAATGGCGATTACTACATCGGTATCGACAAAAGCCTATGGAATAAGATCTTCGGTTAG
- a CDS encoding aldehyde dehydrogenase family protein: MTSYATLSEIDSIYAQQVAHKSTIKHSTAEKRTVWIKKMLEEIIKREKDIEQALYRDFHKSGMETALTEVLAVLVELRHIARNLKSWMKNKSVRRALIFPNVKAYLHYEPKGNALIITPWNYPFQLPMVHLAASIAAGNTSMLKLSEFSPHTNTVIKEIITAIFPKEHVAIIEGAVEETTHLLKKKFDHIHFTGSPAVGKVVMEAASKHLTDITLELGGKSPAVIDKNVNLRQVVKNLIWAKYVNAGQTCIAPDYLLVHRQQKMEIESLFKQELEEAFGTDPKNSPDYARIINEKQFKRLEEALSEAKSLGAAVVSGGVVDSKELYIAPTVVSNVAATNALMQDEIFGPILPIVYYSQVQEAIDFINKKEKPLALYVFSKDSKFNDHVIRHTSAGSTCVNDALVQIMHPQLPFGGVNNSGIGQSTGKFGFRSFSHERAVADVQLRPISSLFWFPYTEKTNKVLQWIRKVI, from the coding sequence ATGACTTCCTACGCGACACTTTCAGAAATCGACAGCATTTATGCCCAGCAAGTTGCTCACAAATCCACTATAAAGCACAGTACTGCGGAGAAGCGTACGGTGTGGATAAAAAAAATGTTGGAAGAAATTATCAAACGGGAGAAGGATATAGAACAGGCTTTATACCGCGATTTCCATAAATCTGGAATGGAGACGGCATTGACGGAGGTGCTTGCCGTGTTGGTCGAGTTGCGGCATATTGCGCGGAATCTGAAATCCTGGATGAAGAATAAATCCGTCCGGAGGGCGTTGATTTTCCCCAATGTCAAAGCATATCTTCATTATGAGCCCAAAGGGAATGCCCTCATTATTACACCTTGGAATTATCCATTCCAATTACCCATGGTCCATCTGGCGGCGAGTATTGCTGCCGGCAATACCAGCATGCTCAAGCTATCGGAATTTTCTCCACATACAAATACCGTCATCAAGGAAATTATCACCGCCATATTCCCTAAGGAGCATGTGGCGATTATAGAAGGCGCGGTAGAGGAAACTACCCATCTGCTGAAAAAGAAATTTGACCACATCCATTTCACAGGATCTCCTGCCGTGGGTAAAGTGGTCATGGAAGCTGCAAGTAAGCATTTAACCGATATTACATTGGAATTGGGCGGGAAATCTCCCGCAGTGATCGATAAGAATGTCAATCTGCGGCAGGTCGTGAAAAACCTGATCTGGGCCAAGTACGTGAATGCAGGACAGACCTGTATCGCTCCGGATTACCTGTTGGTGCACCGGCAGCAAAAAATGGAAATAGAATCCCTATTTAAGCAAGAATTGGAAGAAGCCTTCGGGACAGACCCAAAGAATTCACCCGATTATGCACGAATCATCAATGAGAAGCAATTCAAGCGTCTAGAGGAGGCGCTGTCCGAAGCGAAGAGTTTGGGTGCGGCAGTGGTAAGTGGAGGCGTAGTGGACAGTAAAGAGCTATATATTGCCCCTACGGTTGTTTCAAATGTGGCCGCGACAAATGCACTCATGCAGGATGAAATCTTTGGACCGATTCTTCCCATAGTCTATTATTCCCAAGTGCAAGAAGCTATCGACTTCATCAATAAAAAGGAAAAGCCCTTGGCTCTGTATGTTTTCAGTAAAGATTCAAAGTTTAATGACCATGTCATTCGGCATACCTCAGCAGGGTCTACCTGTGTCAATGATGCATTGGTACAGATTATGCACCCCCAGTTACCTTTTGGTGGGGTGAACAATTCGGGTATCGGACAATCGACGGGTAAATTTGGATTCCGATCTTTTTCCCATGAGCGCGCTGTGGCAGATGTGCAGCTTCGACCCATCAGTTCACTATTCTGGTTTCCCTATACGGAGAAAACAAATAAGGTGCTGCAGTGGATCCGCAAGGTTATCTAA
- a CDS encoding DUF4302 domain-containing protein yields MKSTLNITVLLLVLLSLFSCKREMDLVFDENASVRINKSVEEAYDVLQANKGGWLMKYFPSNTREFGGYTLFVRFDNNAQVTLVSDIDVTPTQSTYSIVPEAGAILSFNGFNKVIHRYSEPGIDSGDGAPDSGMKGDFEFLVLHASADSVVLKGKKSANTIRMYPLKGNEFSTLPPTYQEAGYKFHEFTTYKLERKDKTLTDLRTSYRTFTDTKVSNSPIISFRVIPGGLELYEEQELDGVKFDKMTFVAPSDAYPYGYYTEATKSIKIVPAATPLNRYFTENLWSVTFDGLGPVGKFYWTEGRNKLTTNNLVLNQFIIGTLESGGEKYEGVIYIMNGGADQGLIIHSFTLIEGTTDQVKMTFGGSLYTLLGDFGVPYWGNGLSSFSDILLERTFKITGDGSAKPEELLLTDVELEENTIRVYAEDKPAFP; encoded by the coding sequence ATGAAATCAACATTAAATATAACCGTATTGCTGCTGGTCTTGCTTTCGCTTTTTTCATGTAAGCGGGAGATGGACCTGGTGTTCGATGAGAATGCATCGGTGAGGATAAATAAGTCCGTTGAGGAGGCATATGATGTGTTGCAAGCCAATAAAGGGGGCTGGTTGATGAAATACTTTCCGAGCAACACCCGGGAGTTCGGTGGCTATACCCTTTTTGTCCGTTTTGATAACAATGCCCAGGTAACCTTGGTGTCGGATATTGACGTAACCCCTACGCAAAGCACCTATTCCATTGTTCCGGAAGCTGGCGCCATCCTTTCTTTCAATGGCTTCAATAAAGTCATCCATCGGTATTCCGAACCTGGGATCGATAGTGGAGATGGTGCACCGGATTCAGGAATGAAAGGCGACTTTGAATTCCTGGTGCTGCATGCATCGGCTGATTCTGTCGTATTGAAAGGGAAGAAGTCTGCGAATACCATCCGCATGTATCCATTGAAGGGCAATGAATTCAGTACACTTCCTCCAACCTATCAAGAGGCAGGTTACAAATTCCATGAATTTACCACGTACAAATTGGAACGCAAGGACAAAACCCTTACGGATTTACGGACCAGTTACCGCACCTTTACCGACACCAAAGTGTCGAATAGCCCTATTATCAGTTTCCGTGTCATTCCAGGCGGACTGGAGCTTTATGAAGAGCAGGAACTGGATGGCGTAAAATTCGATAAGATGACTTTCGTCGCCCCAAGTGATGCCTATCCCTATGGCTATTACACCGAAGCTACAAAAAGTATCAAGATTGTTCCCGCTGCAACACCGTTGAATAGGTACTTTACGGAAAACCTATGGTCCGTAACGTTTGATGGGTTAGGCCCTGTCGGTAAATTCTACTGGACGGAAGGGCGTAACAAATTAACGACAAACAACTTGGTGCTCAATCAATTTATCATCGGGACGTTGGAATCGGGCGGAGAAAAATATGAAGGCGTAATCTATATTATGAATGGCGGTGCAGATCAGGGATTGATAATCCACAGTTTTACGCTGATAGAAGGAACTACAGATCAAGTCAAAATGACTTTTGGTGGGTCGCTCTATACCTTGCTAGGTGACTTCGGTGTACCGTATTGGGGAAATGGGTTGAGTTCGTTCTCCGATATCTTGCTCGAAAGAACCTTTAAGATTACGGGGGATGGGTCCGCGAAGCCTGAAGAATTGTTGCTGACCGACGTGGAATTGGAAGAGAATACGATTAGGGTCTATGCAGAAGACAAGCCTGCATTTCCATAA
- a CDS encoding zinc-binding metallopeptidase, which produces MKTQNIIQLLGAAMLLFASCSKDSISGDSIFVDSKVELNELDAYIKKNFTDPYNIGLLYKYVDTESDMNYNLSPANYESSIRLTRLFKYLGLEPYDELMGNTNFLRGYFPKMLNFIGSSAYNNNGTRVLGTAEGGRKITMYNVNGLTETTGQNPVFLNNEYFHTMHHEFAHILHQNKDYPRTFLTISGTDYIQDSWSTEYRTKLPQTDGFVSAYASKEANEDFVETYSFYITMTAAQWEAMSASGGAAGKAKIDAKMNIVRNYMLTTWKLDVDKLREIIIRRQEKLPEFDQLNIK; this is translated from the coding sequence ATGAAAACACAAAATATTATCCAATTATTAGGTGCCGCTATGCTCTTGTTTGCAAGCTGCTCCAAGGATTCCATAAGCGGAGATAGCATCTTTGTTGATTCAAAAGTTGAACTCAATGAACTTGATGCTTATATCAAGAAAAATTTTACGGATCCCTATAATATCGGACTCCTGTATAAATATGTAGATACCGAGTCGGATATGAATTATAACCTGAGTCCAGCAAATTATGAAAGTTCCATTCGGTTGACCAGATTATTCAAGTACCTGGGGTTGGAGCCCTATGATGAATTAATGGGCAATACCAACTTTTTGCGCGGTTACTTTCCAAAGATGTTGAATTTCATTGGTTCCAGCGCCTACAACAATAACGGTACCCGCGTTCTGGGAACTGCAGAAGGCGGTCGTAAAATCACGATGTACAATGTGAACGGATTAACGGAAACTACAGGTCAGAACCCTGTTTTCCTGAACAACGAGTACTTCCATACGATGCACCATGAATTTGCGCATATTCTCCACCAGAATAAGGATTATCCACGTACATTCCTGACCATTTCCGGAACGGATTATATCCAAGATAGCTGGAGTACGGAATATCGCACAAAATTGCCGCAAACTGATGGTTTTGTGTCGGCATATGCCTCGAAAGAAGCCAATGAAGATTTTGTGGAAACCTATTCATTCTACATCACCATGACGGCAGCACAATGGGAGGCCATGTCGGCAAGTGGTGGGGCCGCAGGCAAGGCCAAGATCGACGCCAAGATGAACATTGTCCGCAATTACATGCTGACGACATGGAAACTCGATGTGGATAAACTCCGTGAAATTATTATTAGACGTCAGGAAAAACTTCCTGAATTTGATCAATTGAATATTAAATAA
- a CDS encoding RagB/SusD family nutrient uptake outer membrane protein: protein MKLNKTLYTIILGASLFGMSSCEKFLERMPDNRAEVDSKDKIKKLLTSGYAENAYLMSAEFSSDNVDDYGATNPNSARVLMQLFRWEDVTELGNDMPASVWDANYKAILAANTVLESLEEMGNPGDMSAQRGEALAIRAYGHFVLVNLFAQHYSKSFGATDLGIPYMGSVPKELNPQNERATVKEVYDNIVKDLEEAVQLVEDAEYGATPKYHFNVAATNAFLARVFLYMGEWQKAVTYADAAIGKDPSGMMRKNRQLATRPITGVTDLAVFYNSSSENANLLLQTAYSNQGLYFGNYYEGSRFSHGGLIASTETFMSDTPWGKYRSSAYVPRVFEYAGTNLDKVLVARVSFMFEYTDPVAQIGYVRAVYAPFTVEEAMLTRAEALIHLNRYDEALADMNRWKNNSMQVTTPNMTVESVNAWATTGPAKDYFTARKPTPKKKFNADFKIDAGTQENMLHAVLLIRRLETMHMGLRWFDVKRYGIEVERRVLSSDGTVATVETATMLKKRDPRRALQIPKDVISAGLKPNPR from the coding sequence ATGAAACTGAATAAAACATTATATACTATAATTCTCGGGGCTTCCCTGTTCGGAATGAGTTCCTGCGAGAAGTTCTTGGAGCGTATGCCGGATAATCGGGCAGAAGTCGACTCTAAGGACAAAATCAAGAAATTGTTGACTTCGGGGTATGCCGAAAATGCCTACCTGATGTCAGCAGAGTTTTCTTCCGACAATGTGGATGATTATGGCGCAACCAATCCCAATAGTGCGCGGGTGCTTATGCAATTATTCCGTTGGGAAGATGTAACCGAGCTCGGTAATGACATGCCGGCGTCTGTTTGGGATGCCAACTACAAAGCTATCCTAGCGGCCAATACGGTCTTGGAATCGTTGGAGGAGATGGGAAATCCAGGGGATATGTCTGCCCAAAGAGGGGAAGCCTTGGCCATCCGTGCCTATGGCCATTTCGTGCTGGTGAATCTATTTGCACAACATTACAGTAAGAGCTTTGGTGCAACCGATTTGGGGATTCCATACATGGGTTCGGTGCCTAAGGAGTTGAATCCGCAGAACGAGCGTGCCACTGTGAAGGAGGTTTATGACAATATTGTCAAAGATTTGGAAGAGGCCGTGCAATTGGTCGAGGATGCCGAATATGGTGCTACACCGAAGTACCACTTCAATGTGGCGGCCACCAATGCGTTCTTGGCGCGGGTGTTTCTATATATGGGTGAGTGGCAGAAAGCAGTGACGTACGCTGATGCAGCGATCGGCAAGGATCCTTCGGGAATGATGCGCAAGAACAGGCAATTGGCAACTAGGCCGATTACGGGGGTTACCGATTTGGCCGTTTTCTACAACTCAAGCTCGGAAAATGCAAACCTGCTGCTGCAGACCGCCTATTCAAACCAAGGGCTCTATTTTGGAAATTATTATGAGGGCTCCCGATTCAGCCATGGAGGACTCATTGCTAGTACCGAAACATTTATGTCCGATACGCCGTGGGGGAAATATCGATCCTCAGCGTATGTGCCGAGAGTATTTGAGTATGCAGGAACCAATTTGGATAAGGTTCTTGTGGCGCGCGTTTCCTTTATGTTTGAGTATACAGATCCTGTTGCACAAATTGGATATGTCAGAGCGGTGTATGCGCCTTTTACGGTTGAAGAAGCTATGCTGACCCGTGCCGAAGCACTGATCCATTTGAATCGCTATGACGAAGCTTTGGCCGATATGAACCGCTGGAAGAACAACAGTATGCAGGTAACTACGCCAAATATGACTGTCGAGAGTGTAAATGCGTGGGCAACCACCGGTCCAGCGAAGGATTATTTCACGGCACGTAAGCCTACGCCGAAAAAGAAATTCAATGCAGATTTTAAAATCGATGCCGGTACCCAGGAAAATATGTTGCATGCAGTCTTGCTGATTCGTAGATTGGAAACCATGCACATGGGCTTACGCTGGTTCGATGTAAAGCGTTATGGCATTGAAGTCGAACGCCGCGTATTGTCCTCAGATGGTACAGTTGCTACCGTAGAAACAGCGACTATGTTGAAAAAGAGAGACCCACGGAGAGCCTTGCAGATACCAAAAGATGTTATCAGTGCAGGTCTAAAACCAAATCCTAGATAA